A stretch of the Macrobrachium nipponense isolate FS-2020 chromosome 23, ASM1510439v2, whole genome shotgun sequence genome encodes the following:
- the LOC135197099 gene encoding uncharacterized protein LOC135197099, with the protein MFKTTLLVAAFAAFASAMPEPNMFEDLITAEIQKALQPYDPHTVPAIHNLNVTHDDTSLLFNFEEATFSGFSDIVCTKFNPPILTKKVVLSLMDITADFKAVSYTVEGHLNGQPLSASGAAELVVHGFGVTLTVHLDSYSLSPVSICIAPGTCDLDLSVESLEARFENADELNHELESRAAELVEILQADILQYSEEIVAFLNSKLCHP; encoded by the exons ATGTTCAAGACAACCTTACTTGTAGCGGCATTTGCTGCCTTTGCTTCTGCGATGCCTGAAC CCAACATGTTCGAGGATCTGATCACGGCAGAGATTCAGAAGGCGCTGCAGCCTTATGACCCTCACACGGTTCCTGCGATCCACAATTTGAATGTTACTCACGATGACACcag CCTTCTCTTCAACTTCGAAGAGGCGACGTTCTCTGGCTTTTCCGACATTGTATGCACGAAATTCAATCCACCCATTCTCACCAAGAAG GTTGTGTTGAGCCTCATGGATATAACGGCAGACTTCAAAGCAGTCAGTTACACCGTAGAAGGACATCTAAACGGACAGCCTTTGTCGGCATCAGGGGCAGCTGA GTTGGTTGTGCATGGCTTCGGCGTCACTTTGACTGTCCACCTCGACAGTTACTCCCTGTCCCCCGTCTCAATCTGCATCGCGCCTGGAACATGTGATCTTGACCTTAGTGTTGAAAGCCTCGAG GCCCGATTTGAGAATGCCGATGAACTGAACCATGAGCTGGAGTCTAGGGCAGCAGAACTGGTGGAAATCTTGCAAGCTGACATCTTGCAGTATTCTGAAGAAATCGTCGCTTTCCTCAACAGCAAACTTTGCCATCCCTAA